A window from Candidatus Auribacterota bacterium encodes these proteins:
- a CDS encoding lamin tail domain-containing protein produces MSKRKGIMKLPVSLLIMAALCLGAGLLWAMRSSDTLMIPADTMDSGGGHSASLSYALHGAVGGNWQTGMLMSGDHEIRGGYLYQAQSALIQPLPIQINFQPEEFEVPEGYDMDSGAVYDGMRGYGWASAMGSVQRTENGDPRLNTSVYVLPGGSGRWEIDVHNGSYLISIASGDARYPMGPETMIVEGHTVIDGKSAAANDFIYVPGTWVTVRDGKLTVDLSASGGNAGYINYIIINGDSDGDGLLDDYERSIGTDPYNPDTDGDGLKDGEEVKVYKTNPLNPDTDGDGYSDGYEVNLGRNPLDPNSHPGEPSLLVINEILYDYPGADDGHEFIELYNNQPAAVDLSGYRIEASCGTDLYPPQGRFETIRVIPRGKVIPAHSYFLIGGEYVTDIYGNLPDLRANITMQNGDNPGKPSNTDGVRLVRPDGYVVDTVLYDNPNRSLYGDDSIPGGDPRELNPDVQAGQSLSRKTDGVDTNSTNDFEVLNTPSPRSSTSTDTDNDGLSNADEASQGTNPLDPDSDDDGYVDGSEVGAHTSPLSAASRPLVVINEIYYDPPGADGDLRQEFIELYNPEGWPVDIGWLYIQYGGGFDYGKVVFPLGAVIPARSFFLIGDINVQSVFGVAPDLVCYMRLQNGDQNDPMVPYYGNLSPTDGVRLVGYGGKILDTVLYDIPNSNMLRGDAHDPAGDDELSPDVLPGHSLRRKVPGVDTNDKADWEELVTPSPRGH; encoded by the coding sequence ATGAGTAAGAGAAAAGGGATTATGAAATTGCCGGTGAGCCTGCTGATAATGGCGGCGTTGTGTCTGGGAGCAGGACTGCTGTGGGCAATGAGAAGCAGCGATACCCTTATGATTCCTGCGGATACTATGGATAGTGGTGGGGGGCATTCGGCCTCTCTCAGCTATGCTCTGCACGGGGCGGTGGGAGGGAATTGGCAGACGGGGATGCTGATGAGCGGCGATCATGAGATACGGGGAGGATACCTCTACCAGGCACAATCTGCGTTAATCCAGCCCCTGCCGATACAGATCAACTTCCAGCCGGAGGAGTTCGAAGTGCCGGAGGGGTATGATATGGATTCCGGCGCGGTCTATGATGGTATGAGAGGCTACGGCTGGGCTAGCGCGATGGGAAGCGTGCAGCGGACCGAGAACGGCGATCCGAGGCTCAATACGTCGGTATATGTATTGCCGGGAGGATCAGGAAGGTGGGAGATAGATGTTCATAATGGCAGCTACCTCATAAGCATTGCTTCGGGGGACGCGCGATATCCCATGGGGCCGGAGACGATGATCGTCGAGGGGCATACGGTTATCGACGGGAAGTCTGCGGCTGCAAATGATTTTATTTATGTGCCGGGGACCTGGGTAACGGTGAGGGATGGAAAATTGACTGTGGATCTCTCTGCGTCAGGAGGGAATGCAGGCTACATAAACTATATTATTATAAATGGCGATAGTGACGGGGATGGGTTGCTGGACGATTATGAAAGGTCTATCGGCACAGACCCATATAATCCCGATACGGACGGAGATGGCCTGAAGGATGGCGAGGAGGTTAAGGTTTACAAGACCAATCCTCTAAATCCTGATACTGACGGTGATGGGTATAGCGACGGCTACGAGGTGAATCTCGGGAGAAATCCTCTGGACCCGAACTCTCATCCTGGAGAGCCCAGCCTCCTGGTGATCAATGAGATTCTCTATGATTACCCCGGAGCCGATGACGGGCATGAGTTCATAGAGTTGTATAACAATCAGCCGGCGGCGGTTGATCTCTCCGGCTACCGGATAGAAGCCTCCTGCGGGACCGATCTCTACCCGCCGCAAGGGAGATTTGAGACGATCCGTGTCATACCTCGCGGGAAGGTGATACCGGCACACTCCTATTTCCTGATCGGGGGAGAATATGTGACAGATATCTATGGGAATCTCCCCGATCTCAGAGCAAACATCACGATGCAAAATGGTGATAATCCGGGGAAGCCGAGCAACACGGACGGGGTGAGGCTGGTGAGGCCGGACGGATATGTGGTGGACACGGTGCTGTACGATAATCCCAACAGGTCGCTATACGGCGATGACAGTATCCCGGGAGGAGATCCCAGGGAGCTGAATCCCGATGTGCAGGCGGGGCAGAGTTTGAGCAGGAAGACCGATGGCGTGGATACAAACAGCACGAATGATTTTGAAGTGCTCAACACACCAAGTCCCCGCTCTTCAACATCAACGGATACTGACAATGATGGTTTGTCCAACGCGGATGAGGCGAGTCAGGGGACAAACCCGCTGGATCCCGATAGCGACGATGATGGATACGTTGATGGGAGCGAGGTGGGTGCTCACACCAGCCCGCTCAGCGCAGCCTCCCGACCTCTCGTGGTGATCAATGAAATATACTACGATCCGCCAGGGGCAGACGGCGACCTCCGGCAGGAGTTCATCGAGCTATACAATCCCGAGGGCTGGCCGGTAGATATCGGCTGGCTCTATATCCAGTATGGCGGCGGTTTTGACTATGGCAAAGTTGTGTTTCCTCTAGGGGCTGTCATCCCTGCCCGGTCATTTTTCCTCATAGGCGACATCAATGTCCAAAGCGTATTCGGGGTTGCTCCCGATCTTGTGTGTTACATGCGACTCCAGAACGGAGATCAAAATGATCCCATGGTGCCTTATTATGGCAATCTCAGTCCCACGGATGGGGTGAGGCTGGTGGGGTACGGAGGTAAAATACTTGATACGGTGCTTTATGATATCCCGAACTCGAACATGCTCCGGGGAGATGCACATGATCCAGCGGGCGATGACGAGCTGAGCCCAGATGTACTACCCGGGCACAGCCTGAGGCGGAAAGTTCCAGGGGTGGATACGAACGATAAAGCAGACTGGGAGGAGCTCGTCACACCCTCTCCCAGGGGGCATTGA